One window of the Salvia splendens isolate huo1 chromosome 1, SspV2, whole genome shotgun sequence genome contains the following:
- the LOC121801467 gene encoding uncharacterized protein LOC121801467, translating to MRGREGKGPPPSTDLLVCFPTRAHLSLMPKPVSSPARPHHRRRPSLLKSSNTTAMWARRKNHNDDADSEPTSPKVTCAGQIKVRSSKPNSCKNWQSVMEEIERMHNHRRKHKKRPPWAAAIGFKKEAVQFLTCLRNLRFDFHCFGSIPAAEISSDDDDEEELDDDDDDKGSSGGAVFSKWFMILQEENNSQLRKEESVAAVEEAAPPANALMLMRCRSAPAKSWLEEREEEKGAEFCEFAVEIGKEDWIQERICRSRSWKR from the coding sequence ATGAGAGGTAGAGAAGGCAAAGGCCCTCCTCCCTCCACCGATCTCCTCGTATGCTTCCCCACTCGGGCTCACCTCTCCCTCATGCCCAAGCCCGTCTCCAGCCCGGCCCGGccccaccaccgccgccgcccctCCCTCCTCAAATCATCCAACACCACTGCCATGTGGGCCCGCCGCAAGAACCACAACGACGACGCCGACTCCGAGCCCACCTCCCCTAAAGTCACCTGCGCCGGCCAAATCAAGGTCCGCTCATCAAAGCCCAATTCCTGCAAAAACTGGCAATCCGTCATGGAAGAGATCGAGCGGATGCACAACCACCGCCGCAAGCACAAGAAGCGCCCGCCCTGGGCCGCCGCGATAGGCTTCAAGAAGGAGGCGGTGCAGTTTTTGACGTGCCTGCGCAACCTCCGCTTCGACTTCCACTGCTTCGGATCCATCCCCGCCGCCGAGATCAGCTccgacgacgacgacgaagaagaattagacgacgacgacgacgacaagGGCTCCTCTGGAGGAGCTGTGTTTTCGAAGTGGTTCATGATTTTGCAAGAGGAGAATAATAGTCAATTGAGGAAAGAGGAGAGTGTGGCGGCGGTTGAAGAGGCGGCGCCGCCAGCGAATGCGTTGATGCTGATGCGGTGCAGGTCGGCGCCGGCGAAGAGCTGGCTGgaggagagagaggaagagaagggGGCGGAATTTTGTGAATTTGCGGTGGAGATTGGGAAGGAGGATTGGATTCAGGAGAGGATTTGCAGAAGCAGGAGTTGGAAGAGATGa